In the Polyangia bacterium genome, one interval contains:
- a CDS encoding site-specific integrase has protein sequence MGKLRRATKGTGTLVRQGKTWAVRWVENSKRRYEGGFIRQADAEAVRASIAYQIQQGRPGIPEGDKAAAVLVREVVEDWKAARRADGHRNAADDETRWDRHLAPWLESRRIDSVDPALLDSISAACRAGVPHSDATKAREALSGPSCQRVLYLASAFYRWAVAQGHVVTNPVAAYLRGMTRKQKEALRPKARPEDAAFLSSKADVVSVYRGLAALPKWKAGIATAFALGALAGLRPGEAVGLRWSDVDLVGAKLVVRQQVRHGSASVPKSGKARTVPIMPGLLKVLKAARAADPNGDLLATPIRSGGKRRYLAPSTVGHELATVLAGLKLPAMKLYDATRHTFGSLWVLAGLDIYQLSKILGHSSVVVTQRYAHLRDELAPAVAAAADIKLAG, from the coding sequence ATGGGCAAGCTACGAAGGGCCACGAAAGGCACGGGAACGCTGGTTCGCCAGGGGAAGACCTGGGCAGTCCGCTGGGTCGAAAACAGTAAGCGACGCTACGAAGGTGGCTTCATAAGGCAAGCGGATGCCGAGGCGGTCAGAGCGTCGATCGCCTACCAGATCCAGCAGGGCCGGCCAGGCATCCCCGAAGGGGATAAGGCGGCCGCCGTGCTGGTCCGGGAGGTCGTCGAGGACTGGAAAGCCGCCCGCAGGGCAGACGGCCACCGCAACGCCGCGGACGATGAAACCCGGTGGGATCGCCATCTGGCCCCCTGGCTGGAGTCCCGCAGGATCGACTCTGTTGATCCTGCCCTGCTCGACAGCATCTCCGCGGCCTGCAGGGCCGGCGTCCCCCACTCCGACGCCACCAAGGCCAGGGAGGCCCTGTCAGGCCCCAGCTGCCAGCGGGTACTCTACCTGGCTAGTGCCTTCTACCGGTGGGCGGTCGCTCAGGGCCATGTTGTGACCAACCCCGTCGCCGCCTACCTCCGCGGCATGACCCGCAAGCAGAAAGAAGCCCTTCGTCCCAAGGCCCGGCCGGAGGACGCCGCCTTCCTGTCGTCCAAGGCGGACGTCGTCTCTGTCTACCGCGGGCTGGCCGCCCTGCCGAAGTGGAAGGCTGGGATCGCGACGGCCTTCGCTCTGGGCGCCCTGGCCGGCTTGCGGCCCGGCGAGGCGGTGGGCCTGCGGTGGTCGGATGTTGATCTTGTCGGCGCCAAGCTGGTTGTCCGTCAGCAGGTCCGTCACGGCAGCGCCTCGGTCCCGAAGTCGGGTAAGGCGCGAACGGTGCCGATCATGCCGGGCCTGCTCAAGGTCCTCAAGGCCGCCCGGGCCGCCGACCCCAACGGGGACCTGCTAGCGACTCCGATCCGCAGCGGTGGGAAACGGCGCTATCTTGCGCCGTCCACCGTGGGCCACGAGCTGGCGACGGTCCTGGCTGGGCTGAAACTGCCGGCCATGAAGCTCTACGATGCCACCCGCCACACCTTCGGCAGCCTCTGGGTTCTGGCCGGCTTGGACATCTACCAGCTGTCGAAGATCTTGGGCCACTCCAGCGTCGTCGTGACCCAGCGGTACGCCCACCTGCGGGACGAGCTGGCCCCGGCGGTGGCGGCGGCAGCGGACATCAAGCTGGCGGGCTGA